One genomic region from Pseudomonadota bacterium encodes:
- a CDS encoding LLM class flavin-dependent oxidoreductase, with the protein MKFHWFNLMPWPYLPDDFTEKHRSVWVDVDSRLFDARKANRIYNDYLDLLELAEDVGYDGLGINEHHQNAYGLMPSPQLMAATLARRTHRAAILLLGQSLALYDPPTRVAEEMAMIDCISGGRLISGFPVGSSMDDNYACGVNPATLREQYHEAHDLIMRAWRDPDVFAWNGKHYKLRYVNLWPRPLQTPPPIWIPGGGSLETWDFCAAHKYNYSYLSFSGYIRGAQLMEGFWQRMEELGSDFNPYQAAFAQQICVAETDAEAQRLYEKHARYFFSRCLHVYPGFADAPGYRTEPTIRAGLSSQMAGQSSALNQAAALSWREMIDKGYIVAGSPDSVAEQIEKVVDSLKIGHLVCLLHFGDMPNDLCRYSTEMFATKVIPQMRSKWKGYEDHWSPKPMALEDRAEPRTVTPFARGGQDSAPKRVAEVK; encoded by the coding sequence ATGAAGTTCCACTGGTTCAACCTCATGCCGTGGCCCTACCTGCCCGATGACTTCACCGAGAAGCATCGCAGCGTATGGGTCGATGTCGATTCGCGCCTGTTCGACGCGCGCAAGGCCAATCGCATCTACAACGATTACCTGGACCTGCTGGAACTCGCCGAGGACGTCGGTTACGACGGTCTCGGCATCAACGAACACCACCAGAACGCCTACGGCCTGATGCCGTCGCCGCAGCTGATGGCCGCCACGCTCGCGCGCCGCACCCATCGCGCGGCCATCCTGCTGCTCGGGCAGTCGCTGGCGCTGTACGACCCGCCGACCCGCGTCGCCGAAGAGATGGCGATGATCGACTGCATCTCCGGCGGGCGCCTGATCTCGGGCTTCCCGGTCGGCAGCTCCATGGACGACAACTACGCCTGCGGCGTGAATCCCGCGACCCTGCGCGAGCAGTACCACGAAGCGCACGACCTCATCATGCGCGCGTGGCGCGACCCGGACGTGTTCGCGTGGAACGGCAAGCACTACAAGCTGCGCTACGTGAACCTGTGGCCGCGGCCGCTGCAGACGCCGCCGCCGATCTGGATCCCGGGCGGCGGTTCGCTCGAGACCTGGGACTTCTGCGCCGCGCACAAGTACAACTACAGCTACTTGTCGTTCTCCGGTTACATCCGTGGCGCGCAGCTCATGGAAGGCTTCTGGCAGCGCATGGAAGAACTGGGCTCGGACTTCAATCCCTACCAGGCCGCGTTCGCGCAGCAGATCTGCGTGGCCGAGACCGACGCCGAGGCGCAGCGCCTGTACGAAAAGCATGCGCGCTATTTCTTCTCACGCTGCCTGCACGTGTACCCGGGTTTCGCCGACGCGCCGGGCTATCGCACCGAGCCCACCATCCGCGCCGGCCTGTCCTCGCAGATGGCCGGCCAGTCCTCGGCGCTCAACCAGGCCGCGGCGCTGTCGTGGCGCGAGATGATCGACAAGGGCTACATCGTCGCCGGCAGTCCAGACAGCGTCGCCGAGCAGATCGAGAAAGTCGTCGACTCGTTGAAGATCGGTCACCTGGTGTGCCTGCTGCACTTCGGCGACATGCCCAATGATCTGTGCCGTTATTCCACCGAGATGTTCGCCACCAAGGTCATTCCGCAGATGCGCTCGAAGTGGAAGGGCTATGAAGATCACTGGTCGCCGAAGCCCATGGCGCTGGAGGACCGCGCCGAACCGCGCACCGTCACGCCGTTCGCGCGTGGCGGCCAGGACAGCGCGCCGAAGCGCGTGGCGGAGGTGAAGTGA
- a CDS encoding PAS domain S-box protein, protein MEQSRVENLSRPATRRDERGAEDFLLRTARALSGARCDNIYDDLVISLTELLDCDIGLVGLYLEIDGVPSIRSLSCYANGQLMPFSTYPLHGTPCETVVRQEFRIFPRDVAYSFPEINDIDTRISGYAAYPLFDSQHRTLGILVVMKYGEIERVERVESLLRIYAERAALEVERGAAVAALHASEEQYRAIFTASVDGLVLFRPDGEVVDVNPAIERLYLYGRDELLGHNIHEYLAQAHLAESRRFVDDVLAHGSAHAEHRACRKDGSVFHAHSSGIRMDYRGAPHILGIVRDISEARARALALRASEDRLRATVRASLDCIIALDETGRILDFNPAAEQCFGYRGAEVLGREFSALAFPPRARGAVDDEIARLAAGHESLAGARRMECTAQRADGDEFPVELVLAMTGDERRRIFVAYLRDITDRRAAADQRLLLEGQLRQAQKMEAIGQLTGGIAHDFNNILTSVMGYVHLAAERVQELDDERLHRYLARAQRSGERARDLIAQMLTFSRGQQGEPRRLRLQSVIEEGMALLDSTMPASIRIERRFARDLPAVVIDPLHVEQILVNLCINARDAMQGSGALSVELHATPSAPQLCASCRQLAQGNFVELVVGDSGAGIEAALIDRIFEPFFSTKDVGKGSGMGLATVHGIVHEYGGHIVVESVLGFGTRFRILLPGDTSLPEHALAARGSAAVHARRPLAGKVLIVDDNFVVGEFLEELLTNWGLTVSAFGNGLGAFHEFARDPQAWQLVIVDQTMPHMTGTALAERLLKLRPDLPVVLYTGYSEGLSEAALKASGIRALVRKPLEVGAFRALLEDILPGA, encoded by the coding sequence ATGGAACAGTCGCGCGTCGAGAACTTGTCACGGCCCGCCACGCGGCGCGACGAGCGCGGCGCCGAGGATTTCCTGTTGCGCACCGCGCGCGCCCTGTCGGGTGCGCGCTGCGACAACATCTACGACGATCTCGTGATCTCGCTGACCGAACTGCTCGATTGCGACATCGGCCTGGTCGGCCTCTATCTGGAAATCGACGGCGTGCCGTCGATACGGTCCTTGTCCTGTTATGCCAACGGCCAATTGATGCCGTTCTCCACCTATCCCCTGCACGGCACGCCCTGCGAAACGGTGGTCCGCCAGGAATTTCGCATCTTCCCCCGCGACGTCGCCTACAGCTTTCCGGAAATCAACGACATCGACACGCGCATCTCGGGCTATGCCGCCTATCCGCTGTTCGATAGTCAGCACCGCACCCTCGGCATCCTGGTGGTGATGAAGTACGGCGAGATCGAGCGCGTCGAACGCGTCGAGTCGCTGCTGCGCATCTACGCCGAGCGCGCCGCGCTGGAAGTGGAACGCGGCGCGGCGGTGGCGGCGCTGCATGCCAGCGAGGAGCAGTACCGCGCCATCTTCACCGCCTCGGTCGACGGCCTGGTGCTGTTTCGCCCCGACGGCGAAGTGGTGGACGTGAATCCGGCCATCGAACGCCTGTACCTGTATGGCCGCGATGAATTGCTCGGACACAACATCCATGAATACCTCGCGCAGGCGCACCTCGCCGAGTCGCGACGCTTCGTCGACGACGTGCTGGCGCATGGCTCGGCGCATGCCGAGCACCGCGCCTGTCGCAAGGACGGCTCGGTGTTCCACGCCCATTCCAGCGGCATACGCATGGACTATCGCGGCGCGCCGCATATTCTCGGCATCGTGCGCGACATCTCCGAGGCGCGCGCCCGTGCGCTGGCACTGCGCGCCAGTGAAGACCGCTTGCGCGCCACCGTGCGTGCCAGCCTCGATTGCATCATCGCGCTGGACGAAACCGGCCGTATCCTCGATTTCAACCCGGCCGCCGAGCAGTGCTTCGGTTACCGCGGCGCCGAAGTGCTGGGGCGCGAGTTCAGCGCGCTCGCGTTTCCGCCGCGCGCGCGCGGCGCCGTCGACGACGAAATAGCGCGCCTCGCCGCCGGCCACGAGTCACTGGCGGGCGCGCGACGCATGGAATGCACCGCGCAGCGCGCCGACGGCGACGAGTTTCCCGTCGAACTGGTGTTGGCCATGACCGGCGACGAGCGGCGCCGCATCTTCGTCGCCTACCTGCGCGACATCACCGATCGCCGCGCCGCCGCCGATCAACGCCTGCTGCTGGAAGGCCAGCTGCGCCAGGCGCAGAAGATGGAGGCCATCGGCCAGCTCACCGGCGGCATCGCCCATGACTTCAACAACATCCTCACCAGCGTGATGGGCTATGTGCATCTCGCCGCCGAACGCGTACAGGAGCTCGATGACGAGCGCCTGCATCGTTACCTCGCACGCGCGCAGCGCTCCGGCGAACGGGCGCGCGATCTCATCGCACAGATGCTGACCTTCAGCCGCGGCCAGCAGGGCGAACCTCGGCGCCTGCGCCTGCAGAGCGTGATCGAGGAAGGCATGGCCTTGCTCGACTCGACCATGCCCGCCTCGATACGCATCGAACGGCGCTTCGCGCGCGACCTGCCGGCGGTCGTCATCGATCCGCTGCACGTCGAACAGATCCTGGTCAACCTGTGCATCAACGCGCGCGACGCCATGCAGGGCAGCGGCGCGCTCAGCGTGGAACTGCATGCGACGCCATCCGCGCCCCAGCTGTGCGCGTCCTGCCGGCAGCTGGCGCAGGGCAATTTCGTCGAACTGGTGGTGGGCGATTCCGGCGCCGGCATCGAGGCGGCGCTCATCGACCGCATCTTCGAGCCGTTCTTCTCCACCAAGGACGTCGGCAAGGGCAGCGGCATGGGTCTCGCCACCGTGCATGGCATCGTGCACGAGTACGGCGGCCACATCGTGGTGGAAAGCGTGCTCGGCTTCGGCACGCGTTTCCGCATCCTGTTGCCCGGCGACACCTCGCTGCCGGAGCATGCGCTCGCCGCCCGCGGCAGTGCCGCCGTGCACGCCCGGCGGCCGCTGGCGGGCAAGGTGCTGATAGTCGATGACAACTTCGTGGTCGGCGAATTTCTCGAGGAATTGCTGACCAACTGGGGCCTGACCGTCAGCGCCTTCGGCAATGGCCTCGGCGCCTTCCATGAATTCGCCCGCGACCCGCAGGCATGGCAGCTGGTGATCGTCGATCAGACCATGCCGCACATGACCGGCACCGCGCTCGCCGAGCGGCTGCTGAAGCTCCGGCCCGACCTGCCGGTGGTGCTCTACACCGGCTACAGCGAGGGCCTGTCGGAAGCGGCTCTCAAGGCCAGCGGCATCCGCGCCCTGGTGCGCAAGCCGCTCGAGGTCGGCGCCTTTCGCGCGCTGCTGGAGGACATCCTGCCCGGCGCCTGA